The Pueribacillus theae nucleotide sequence GAGCAGCGTACCGCCTAGACTGACAGGGATATACAATAAAAATGAAAAGCGAAGAGCTGTAGCTGGCTTCATCCCTAGTCCCATTGCCGCAACAATTGTGGCGCCCGACCGGCTAATACCCGGTATTAAGGCAACGGACTGCGCAAGGCCAACAATTATCGCATCTTTTAGGCTGATGTCTTTATCCTGTTTCCTCCCCCTAAGATTTCGTATGAGAAACAACGCAATCCCTGTAATTAAAAGTGTAATAGCCGTAACATAAACGCCATTTACGCCTTTCACCGAATTAGAAATGACATCATTAAATAACAATCCGAGCACACCTGCTGGAATTGTAGCGATAATCAAATAAATGATAAAACGGAAATCAGCTTTGGCCGCTTCATTTCGTGTCATTAGATAAGATAGCCCATTTTTTATAAGCCTTGCGATATCATTCCGATAAATAATGAGTACGGCGATAAGTGAACCCGCATTAACAAGGAGCTCGAACGTTAATTTCTTTGTTTCTATACCTAAAAAGTACTGGGCTAAAACAAGATGCCCGCTTGAAGATATTGGAATCGGTTCTGTTACGCCTTGCAATAATCCAAGAAATATGTACTTCAATAGTGTTAGTAAATCAGCTTCCATTATTTTTCCCCTTCTTTATATAATTCCCCTCTTGAAAACGATTCTGTCTAATCGTATCATCACCAATGATTTTCGCAACCATTTTTCATAGATTAATAGCAAATCCTTATTTTTCCTCAAATTTATATTTATATTGAACAGCTCCTACTGTTGAAGTAAAATGTTCAATCCCTTTTTTCTCCCCTGGTTTTAATGAGAGGTCTTCGAACGTTTTTTCT carries:
- a CDS encoding undecaprenyl-diphosphate phosphatase; translation: MEADLLTLLKYIFLGLLQGVTEPIPISSSGHLVLAQYFLGIETKKLTFELLVNAGSLIAVLIIYRNDIARLIKNGLSYLMTRNEAAKADFRFIIYLIIATIPAGVLGLLFNDVISNSVKGVNGVYVTAITLLITGIALFLIRNLRGRKQDKDISLKDAIIVGLAQSVALIPGISRSGATIVAAMGLGMKPATALRFSFLLYIPVSLGGTLLSVTDIASDPDLSTLFIPYAAAFIASIVASYFALRWFMGIMERGNLVYFSIYCFIVGIAVLIFA